CCGGAGCTGGGAAGACCCTTGTTTTGGAAGCCATCGCCGGTATAGTGCCCATTACCGGTGGTCATATTTTGGTGAAAGGCAGGGACGTCACCCATCTTCCACCGGATCAGCGAGGCATCGGTATCGTATACCAGGATTATGCCCTGTTTCCCCATTTGTCGGTTTTGGAAAACATCACCTATGGCCTGCGTTATTATAAAGACAAACAACCCACATCCGGAAACAGAATTAAAACACTGATGGCGCAACTGGGGCTCAAACCCCTTGTTCAGCGCTCCATAAAGCATCTTAGCGGAGGCGAAAAACAGAGGGTGTCTCTGGCACGTGCCCTTGCAGTAAATCCTACCATTCTGTTATTAGATGAACCCCTTTCCGCGCTTGATCCTAATTTTCGGGAAGAAATTCGTGAGATATTAAAAGAGCTCCATGAAAGACTGGAAACCACTTTTTTAATGGTCACCCACGATTTTGCTGAAGCCATGTTTCTGGGTCAGCGGACAGCCATCATTAACCGGGGGAAAATAGAACAAATCGGACCTGTGGCTGAGGTTTTCAAAAGACCCGCAACTCCATTTGTCGCTGAATTTGTGGGCATGAAGAATGTTTTTCCCGCCAGTTTTAACGGTTCAAAGGCAATGGTGGATGGTCTTGAGCTTCAAATCGAAACCCTCCCGCCAGGCCCTAAAGGCTATGTGGCTATCAGGCCTGAAGATGTTTTAATAAAAAATGATATCCCTTTAAAAAAAGATCTGAACGTGTTCACCGGAAAGGTGTTGGATGTGACCAATCGCGGCCCGTATCACGAAATTTCCGCCCGCACAGGAAAGGTAGTCTTCAAGTCAATGCTCAGCAAAAGCGATCTTTTTGAAATGAATCTTCAGCAAACCAAACACATAAATATAGCAATCCGAGCATCTGATATACATCTTTTTTAAAGCAGTCATGGTAAAATGTTTGGTTCTTCTCCAATTTAGTTGGAGAAGAGGGCCAGGATTCCAGGGGTCAAGGGTTCAAGGGTCTGTTTTCTAATGTAATCCATGGTTGTTTTTCTTTAATACCTTTTAGCTATATTTGAGAGGATAGAAACAACCGATCTTCTTACCTGTTAAGTTAGCCCGTATCTTGCTTTTTTTAAAGAGCCGTTATCTAATATATCTATAGACGGCATTTGTATAATTTTCGTTTGACTTTCAACTCTCTGTAATTATTATGTATTTTAATCCGCCTGTTCTGCGGAGGATCACTCGAACCCTGGAATCCTGGAATCCTTGAACCCTCTGAAAAAACACTGACTCACTTGAAGATTATTCACTTGACTTGCCTTAATTAACTGCAACTAATCGGGAGATAATTCAAACGTATTTATAGGGTCTTGGCCGTTTGGTAAAAATCCCATCTTAAATTGCCATTTGATACACGAGGTCTTAAAAATTGATAAAAATACTATTTTTATGCTTTACATAGAATATGTGCTATGATAAATTTTTAAATTTTTTAAAACACACATCAAAAGGTATAATTATGAAAAAAAAAGATATCGAATATTTTAAAGAGTTTTTGACCGGCAGACTGGAAGAGCTTTTAAGCCATGCAGATGATACGGTTTCAGGAATGACCAGGCCAAAAGAAAACTTTCCCGATCCGACGGACCGCGCCGCCCTTGAATCCGACCGGAATTTCATGCTTCGGATAAGGGACCGGGAAAGCAAACTGATCAAAAAAATCAAGAAAGCCCTTGCCCGTATTGAAGACGGAACCTTTGGAATATGTGAGACTTGCGGTGAAGAGATTTCCCTTGAAAGGATGAAAGCCAGGCCGGTGACTTCTCAATGCATAGAATGCAAATCCAAAGAAGAGGCTCTTGAGAAAGCTCT
This genomic window from Thermodesulfobacteriota bacterium contains:
- the dksA gene encoding RNA polymerase-binding protein DksA, with amino-acid sequence MKKKDIEYFKEFLTGRLEELLSHADDTVSGMTRPKENFPDPTDRAALESDRNFMLRIRDRESKLIKKIKKALARIEDGTFGICETCGEEISLERMKARPVTSQCIECKSKEEALEKALGL
- a CDS encoding ABC transporter ATP-binding protein; its protein translation is MINIESLRIELPGFTLQDINLSIEDGEFFTFLGPTGAGKTLVLEAIAGIVPITGGHILVKGRDVTHLPPDQRGIGIVYQDYALFPHLSVLENITYGLRYYKDKQPTSGNRIKTLMAQLGLKPLVQRSIKHLSGGEKQRVSLARALAVNPTILLLDEPLSALDPNFREEIREILKELHERLETTFLMVTHDFAEAMFLGQRTAIINRGKIEQIGPVAEVFKRPATPFVAEFVGMKNVFPASFNGSKAMVDGLELQIETLPPGPKGYVAIRPEDVLIKNDIPLKKDLNVFTGKVLDVTNRGPYHEISARTGKVVFKSMLSKSDLFEMNLQQTKHINIAIRASDIHLF